One Microplitis demolitor isolate Queensland-Clemson2020A chromosome 2, iyMicDemo2.1a, whole genome shotgun sequence DNA segment encodes these proteins:
- the LOC103574811 gene encoding glycoprotein-N-acetylgalactosamine 3-beta-galactosyltransferase 1 isoform X2, translated as MVQQRIPGLNSHCGGRRFVLTLATGMIFGFFSACLLITATKDVPHILSWMPGRSSLRDPHHYSELDNELGPNVEVNFHGNDEDFHKGEDKVAQEMAKKIRVLCWVMTNPKNHQSKARHVKATWGKRCNILLFMSSAEDLTLPTVVLSVKEGRDNLWAKTKEAFKYAYENYKDEADWFMKADDDTYVIVENLRYMLSSYDPSSPLYFGCRFKPFVKQGYMSGGAGYVLSKEGLKKFINDALPDNTKCRQDNGGAEDVEMGKCLENAGVKAMDTRDPHGRGRFFPFVPEHHLIPNHVDKSFWYWKYIYYDTKDGLDCCSDSAVSFHYVSPNMMYVLEYLIYHLRPYGITHKVQDIQTISPSVKPTITITES; from the exons ATGGTTCAGCAAAGGATTCCTGGTTTAAata gtCATTGTGGTGGTCGACGTTTTGTATTGACGTTAGCAACAGGAATGatatttggatttttctcAGCGTGTCTTTTAATCACAGCAACCAAAGATGTGCCACATATATTAAGTTGGATGCCAGGCAGGTCTAGTCTTAGAGATCCTCATCATTATTCAGAACTTGATAATGAA TTAGGACCTAATGTAGAAGTTAATTTTCATGGAAATGATGAAGATTTTCACAAAGGTGAAGACAAAGTTGCTCAAGAAATGGCTAAAAAAATTCGGGTTTTATGTTGGGTAATGACTAATccaaaaaatcatcaaagtAAAGCACGTCATGTTAAGGCAACGTGGGGTAAACGTTGtaatattcttttatttatgagTTCAGCAGAAG atttaaCTTTACCAACTGTAGTTTTATCAGTAAAAGAAGGCCGTGATAATTTATGGGCTAAAACCAAAGAGGCATTTAAATACgcttatgaaaattataaagacGAAGCCGACTGGTTTATGAAAGCGGATGATGATAC atACGTGATAGTAGAAAATTTACGATACATGTTATCGTCGTACGATCCATCATCTCCGTTGTATTTTGGTTGCCGTTTTAAGCCATTTGTAAAACAAGGATACATGAGTGGTGGAGCTGGTTATGTACTTAGTAAagaaggtttaaaaaaatttatcaacgaTGCATTGCCTGATAATACTAAATGTCGTCAAGATAATGGTGGTGCTGAAGACGTTGAAATGGGTAAATGTTTAGAAAATGCTGGAGTAAAAGCCATGGACACACGAGATCCTCATGGAAGAGGAAGATTCTTTCCATTTGTACCAGAACATCATTTGATACCTAATCATGTTGACAAAAGCTTTTGGTattggaaatatatatattatgacaCTAAAGATGGTTTAGATTGTTGTTCAGATAGTGCTGTGTCGTTTCACTATGTTTCGCCAAATATGATGTATGTTTTAGAGTACTTGATTTATCATTTAAGACCATATGGTATCACCCACAAGGTTCAAGATATTCAGACAATATCACCATCCGTGAAACCGACTATTACCATTACAGAATCCTAG
- the LOC103574812 gene encoding protein mago nashi homolog produces MSTDFYIRYYVGHKGKFGHEFLEFEFRPDGKLRYANNSNYKNDTMIRKEAYVHQCVMEELKRIIQDSEIMQEDDSLWPQPDRVGRQELEIVIGDEHISFTTSKTGSLLDVNQSRDPEGLRCFYYLVQDLKCLVFSLIGLHFKIKPI; encoded by the coding sequence atgtcaaCGGATTTTTATATAAGATATTACGTTGGTCACAAAGGTAAATTTGGTCACGAATTTttggaatttgaatttcgtccTGACGGTAAATTGCGCTATGCAAACAACtcaaattacaaaaatgaCACAATGATCCGTAAAGAAGCTTATGTACATCAATGTGTTATGGAGgaattaaaaagaataattcAAGATTCGGAAATAATGCAAGAAGATGATTCCTTGTGGCCACAACCAGACCGAGTTGGTAGACAAGAGTTGGAAATAGTAATTGGAGATGAGCATATATCATTTACAACTTCGAAAACTGGTTCCCTCCTTGATGTTAATCAATCTCGTGATCCAGAAGGACTTCGTTGTTTCTACTATTTGGTTCAAGATCTAAAATGTCTTGTTTTCTCCCTCATTGGACTTCATTTCAAAATCAAGccgatataa
- the LOC103574811 gene encoding glycoprotein-N-acetylgalactosamine 3-beta-galactosyltransferase 1 isoform X1, which produces MLSKSYLAQLSSPNSYIMVQQRIPGLNSHCGGRRFVLTLATGMIFGFFSACLLITATKDVPHILSWMPGRSSLRDPHHYSELDNELGPNVEVNFHGNDEDFHKGEDKVAQEMAKKIRVLCWVMTNPKNHQSKARHVKATWGKRCNILLFMSSAEDLTLPTVVLSVKEGRDNLWAKTKEAFKYAYENYKDEADWFMKADDDTYVIVENLRYMLSSYDPSSPLYFGCRFKPFVKQGYMSGGAGYVLSKEGLKKFINDALPDNTKCRQDNGGAEDVEMGKCLENAGVKAMDTRDPHGRGRFFPFVPEHHLIPNHVDKSFWYWKYIYYDTKDGLDCCSDSAVSFHYVSPNMMYVLEYLIYHLRPYGITHKVQDIQTISPSVKPTITITES; this is translated from the exons atgcTTAGTAAAAGCTACCTCGCACAGCTTAGTAGTCCTAATTCTTATATAATGGTTCAGCAAAGGATTCCTGGTTTAAata gtCATTGTGGTGGTCGACGTTTTGTATTGACGTTAGCAACAGGAATGatatttggatttttctcAGCGTGTCTTTTAATCACAGCAACCAAAGATGTGCCACATATATTAAGTTGGATGCCAGGCAGGTCTAGTCTTAGAGATCCTCATCATTATTCAGAACTTGATAATGAA TTAGGACCTAATGTAGAAGTTAATTTTCATGGAAATGATGAAGATTTTCACAAAGGTGAAGACAAAGTTGCTCAAGAAATGGCTAAAAAAATTCGGGTTTTATGTTGGGTAATGACTAATccaaaaaatcatcaaagtAAAGCACGTCATGTTAAGGCAACGTGGGGTAAACGTTGtaatattcttttatttatgagTTCAGCAGAAG atttaaCTTTACCAACTGTAGTTTTATCAGTAAAAGAAGGCCGTGATAATTTATGGGCTAAAACCAAAGAGGCATTTAAATACgcttatgaaaattataaagacGAAGCCGACTGGTTTATGAAAGCGGATGATGATAC atACGTGATAGTAGAAAATTTACGATACATGTTATCGTCGTACGATCCATCATCTCCGTTGTATTTTGGTTGCCGTTTTAAGCCATTTGTAAAACAAGGATACATGAGTGGTGGAGCTGGTTATGTACTTAGTAAagaaggtttaaaaaaatttatcaacgaTGCATTGCCTGATAATACTAAATGTCGTCAAGATAATGGTGGTGCTGAAGACGTTGAAATGGGTAAATGTTTAGAAAATGCTGGAGTAAAAGCCATGGACACACGAGATCCTCATGGAAGAGGAAGATTCTTTCCATTTGTACCAGAACATCATTTGATACCTAATCATGTTGACAAAAGCTTTTGGTattggaaatatatatattatgacaCTAAAGATGGTTTAGATTGTTGTTCAGATAGTGCTGTGTCGTTTCACTATGTTTCGCCAAATATGATGTATGTTTTAGAGTACTTGATTTATCATTTAAGACCATATGGTATCACCCACAAGGTTCAAGATATTCAGACAATATCACCATCCGTGAAACCGACTATTACCATTACAGAATCCTAG